CAGCATGGTGGATGCTCACTTCAGCCGAGCTCTCAACAAAACCTGCAAGTCCAAGGCACCTGCAgcaaaagtaaagaaaatacGCAAAACTATTAAGCTGGGTAAGCTCATCAAATCAGCGCTGTAAGAgctcaacaaaacacaataatcGATCTCGTTCATCCCCACTGCATggcttcttctttgttttcccACAGAGCCCACCATCGGCTCCTGTCAGGGCAGTGCAGCTGAGTCCTACAGAGAGTCGCAGGCCCCCCCAGCACCTGGACACCTCCTCAGCTTCAGCTCCGCAGACAACACCCCCGGCTCCTGGCACTCCTTCACTGCCAGGACAGGGGAGGGTCCGGGGCTGCCCTCCATCACATACTCCTTGTCTCCAGAGGGGCTCAGTCTTACCGGACAGCAATATGCCACGTCCCTGCTCAACCTGCTGCACAGTGACCGGGGGGAGATGGGGCCCAGCATGGCCTCCAGCTCCAAGCCGGAACTGCTGCCCAGCTGGACGATGCCTCCAGGGTTCAGAGAGTCTGTGGACCCGGCTGTGGGCTTTGAACCTGGTAATCTGCAGCTGCAATACAACATCTTTAGGAAAACTTCAAACCTGTAAAATGGTACTAACTGCATGTCAAATGGAGAAACTGTTTAAAATCCGGCTCACAAAATCATTAGTGTTTAGAAAGAAATATATCAAGAAGCTCCTATTcagtcaatttaaaaataaatatgaaataatactCAGTTCATTAGATACTCGGTTCATTAGATGCTGTGCTGATGAAAACAAACCTGTGTCAGTTGATGCAAATGTCAATATCTGTGTACATATGTTTATATGTTTATTGATATTCACAGACAGTTGTTATAATCAAAATGCATTCCTAGAAATAGCAGTGTGTTTCAAATATCAAGTAAAAGTGTGTCTTCAGATtcaattttaatcattaattgAGTAAATGGTCAGTATGCAGATGcaggagatcatcatttttgcCATTATGTTGCCGTTTATGCTGATTATGTGTTAGTTCCTGACTTCCTCCCTTGTTTCTTAACTACTCTGGAACTTGGTACATCTCATTCTGAGATATTCCA
This Amphiprion ocellaris isolate individual 3 ecotype Okinawa chromosome 13, ASM2253959v1, whole genome shotgun sequence DNA region includes the following protein-coding sequences:
- the vgll1 gene encoding transcription cofactor vestigial-like protein 1 isoform X1; this encodes MEERPDSPRAVKVEELSQCVILTYFKGDINSMVDAHFSRALNKTCKSKAPAAKVKKIRKTIKLEPTIGSCQGSAAESYRESQAPPAPGHLLSFSSADNTPGSWHSFTARTGEGPGLPSITYSLSPEGLSLTGQQYATSLLNLLHSDRGEMGPSMASSSKPELLPSWTMPPGFRESVDPAVGFEPGNLQLQYNIFRKTSNL
- the vgll1 gene encoding transcription cofactor vestigial-like protein 1 isoform X2: MEERPDSPRAVKVEELSQCVILTYFKGDINSMVDAHFSRALNKTCKSKAPAAKVKKIRKTIKLEPTIGSCQGSAAESYRESQAPPAPGHLLSFSSADNTPGSWHSFTARTGEGPGLPSITYSLSPEGLSLTGQQYATSLLNLLHSDRGEMGPSMASSSKPELLPSWTMPPGFRESVDPAVGFEPGRHLDKKDLYWY